In a genomic window of Trachemys scripta elegans isolate TJP31775 chromosome 12, CAS_Tse_1.0, whole genome shotgun sequence:
- the SLC2A10 gene encoding solute carrier family 2, facilitated glucose transporter member 10 isoform X1: MGRALLVLLLPATVSLLGGLMFGYELGIISGALLQLQMDFHLSCFEQEILVSSLLIGALLASLVGGILIDRHGRRRAILVSNLILLCGSLILTLAGSLIWLVFGRMTVGFAISVSSMACCIYVSEMVAAHQRGLLVSLYEAGITVGILLSYALNYIFSDMTEGWRYMFGLALAPTVIQFLSILLLPTKPVVLNLWDCDSHKGLIQLQNHEDGEEAKPEPCKEKHYSFLDLFRSRDNMKSRTLVGLGLVLFQQFTGQPNVLCYASKIFRSVGFQNDSSAVLASVGLGVMKVIATLVAMVFADKAGRRVLLIAGCVVMSVSVTAIGLTSWTVPLDKARDCKTATEPNASYTIAQHPMQPVSSQPAALYIPRTSAAGESAGFALTRPEGLTKDFGNTRNREIITESSRTQKMDLPNQSNKEMVQNTSSPFSDTPNREHMVLNWITLLSMMAFVSAFSIGFGPMTWLVLSEIYPAGIRGRAFSFCNSFNWAANLLISLSFLDLIDAIGLSWMFLLYGVVGVAAVIFIYLFVPETKGQSLEEIDQQFSRKRLLKGNTFRRRFGRRGNFAHAQYQRVEHSSAS; encoded by the exons ATGG GTCGTGCATTGCTGGTCCTCCTGTTGCCTGCAACAGTCTCTCTCCTGGGCGGGTTAATGTTCGGATATGAGCTGGGGATTATCTCTGGTGCCTTACTGCAACTGCAGATGGACTTCCACCTCAGCTGCTTTGAACAGGAAATCCTTGTGAGTTCCCTGCTCATTGGGGCTCTCCTTGCCTCTTTGGTTGGTGGGATCCTCATTGACCGTCACGGAAGGAGGAGGGCGATACTGGTCAGCAACCTAATCTTGTTGTGTGGCAGCCTCATTCTAACATTGGCAGGGTCACTTATTTGGCTGGTATTTGGACGTATGACTGTAGGGTTTGCAATCTCTGTGTCGTCCATGGCATGCTGCATCTATGTCTCCGAAATGGTGGCTGCTCATCAGCGAGGGCTGCTGGTGTCTCTCTATGAAGCTGGCATCACCGTGGGCATCTTACTTTCATATGCGCTGAACTACATCTTCTCAGACATGACTGAGGGATGGAGATACATGTTTGGATTGGCTCTTGCACCGACTGTCATACAGTTTCTCAGTATCCTGCTCCTCCCGACTAAGCCTGTTGTATTAAACCTATGGGACTGTGACTCTCATAAGGGCCTCATTCAACTGCAGAACCATGAAGATGGAGAGGAAGCAAAGCCAGAGCCATGTAAGGAGAAGCATTATTCCTTTCTTGACCTTTTCAGGTCTAGAGACAACATGAAAAGCAGGACTCTGGTTGGCCTGGGTTTGGTGCTCTTTCAGCAGTTCACCGGGCAACCTAATGTCCTGTGCTATGCTTCCAAAATCTTCCGCTCCGTGGGATTTCAGAATGATTCATCTGCTGTCCTGGCTTCTGTGGGGCTCGGGGTGATGAAGGTGATTGCAACATTAGTTGCAATGGTTTTTGCAGATAAGGCCGGCAGAAGGGTATTATTGATTGCTGGGTGTGTGGTGATGTCTGTCTCCGTCACTGCTATTGGCCTCACCAGCTGGACTGTTCCATTGGATAAGGCCAGAGACTGTAAGACTGCCACAGAGCCCAATGCTTCGTACACCATAGCACAACATCCCATGCAGCCAGTATCCTCCCAACCAGCTGCGTTGTACATCCCACGGACTTCAGCTGCTGGTGAAAGTGCTGGTTTTGCTCTTACCAGACCAGAGGGTCTTACAAAAGACTTTGGCAACACTAGAAACAGAGAGATTATTACAGAGTCTTCCCGCACTCAGAAAATGGACCTGCCAAATCAGTCCAATAAAGAGATGGTGCAAAACACAAGTTCTCCTTTCAGTGATACTCCCAATAGGGAACATATGGTTTTAAATTGGATTACTTTGCTGAGCATGATGGCCTTTGTGAGCGCGTTCTCAATTGGATTTGGACCAA TGACATGGCTGGTCCTCAGTGAGATCTATCCTGCTGGAATAAGAGGAAGGGCCTTTTCCTTCTGCAACAGCTTTAACTGGGCTGCTAATTTACTGATCAGCCTCTCATTCCTTGATCTCATTG ATGCCATAGGCTTGTCCTGGATGTTTCTTCTCTATGGAGTAGTGGGAGTGGCAGCTgttatatttatttatctttttgttCCGGAAACGAAAGGACAGTCTCTAGAGGAgatagaccagcagttctcaaggAAACG
- the SLC2A10 gene encoding solute carrier family 2, facilitated glucose transporter member 10 isoform X2 has product MGRALLVLLLPATVSLLGGLMFGYELGIISGALLQLQMDFHLSCFEQEILVSSLLIGALLASLVGGILIDRHGRRRAILVSNLILLCGSLILTLAGSLIWLVFGRMTVGFAISVSSMACCIYVSEMVAAHQRGLLVSLYEAGITVGILLSYALNYIFSDMTEGWRYMFGLALAPTVIQFLSILLLPTKPVVLNLWDCDSHKGLIQLQNHEDGEEAKPEPCKEKHYSFLDLFRSRDNMKSRTLVGLGLVLFQQFTGQPNVLCYASKIFRSVGFQNDSSAVLASVGLGVMKVIATLVAMVFADKAGRRVLLIAGCVVMSVSVTAIGLTSWTVPLDKARDCKTATEPNASYTIAQHPMQPVSSQPAALYIPRTSAAGESAGFALTRPEGLTKDFGNTRNREIITESSRTQKMDLPNQSNKEMVQNTSSPFSDTPNREHMVLNWITLLSMMAFVSAFSIGFGPITPLKVSH; this is encoded by the exons ATGG GTCGTGCATTGCTGGTCCTCCTGTTGCCTGCAACAGTCTCTCTCCTGGGCGGGTTAATGTTCGGATATGAGCTGGGGATTATCTCTGGTGCCTTACTGCAACTGCAGATGGACTTCCACCTCAGCTGCTTTGAACAGGAAATCCTTGTGAGTTCCCTGCTCATTGGGGCTCTCCTTGCCTCTTTGGTTGGTGGGATCCTCATTGACCGTCACGGAAGGAGGAGGGCGATACTGGTCAGCAACCTAATCTTGTTGTGTGGCAGCCTCATTCTAACATTGGCAGGGTCACTTATTTGGCTGGTATTTGGACGTATGACTGTAGGGTTTGCAATCTCTGTGTCGTCCATGGCATGCTGCATCTATGTCTCCGAAATGGTGGCTGCTCATCAGCGAGGGCTGCTGGTGTCTCTCTATGAAGCTGGCATCACCGTGGGCATCTTACTTTCATATGCGCTGAACTACATCTTCTCAGACATGACTGAGGGATGGAGATACATGTTTGGATTGGCTCTTGCACCGACTGTCATACAGTTTCTCAGTATCCTGCTCCTCCCGACTAAGCCTGTTGTATTAAACCTATGGGACTGTGACTCTCATAAGGGCCTCATTCAACTGCAGAACCATGAAGATGGAGAGGAAGCAAAGCCAGAGCCATGTAAGGAGAAGCATTATTCCTTTCTTGACCTTTTCAGGTCTAGAGACAACATGAAAAGCAGGACTCTGGTTGGCCTGGGTTTGGTGCTCTTTCAGCAGTTCACCGGGCAACCTAATGTCCTGTGCTATGCTTCCAAAATCTTCCGCTCCGTGGGATTTCAGAATGATTCATCTGCTGTCCTGGCTTCTGTGGGGCTCGGGGTGATGAAGGTGATTGCAACATTAGTTGCAATGGTTTTTGCAGATAAGGCCGGCAGAAGGGTATTATTGATTGCTGGGTGTGTGGTGATGTCTGTCTCCGTCACTGCTATTGGCCTCACCAGCTGGACTGTTCCATTGGATAAGGCCAGAGACTGTAAGACTGCCACAGAGCCCAATGCTTCGTACACCATAGCACAACATCCCATGCAGCCAGTATCCTCCCAACCAGCTGCGTTGTACATCCCACGGACTTCAGCTGCTGGTGAAAGTGCTGGTTTTGCTCTTACCAGACCAGAGGGTCTTACAAAAGACTTTGGCAACACTAGAAACAGAGAGATTATTACAGAGTCTTCCCGCACTCAGAAAATGGACCTGCCAAATCAGTCCAATAAAGAGATGGTGCAAAACACAAGTTCTCCTTTCAGTGATACTCCCAATAGGGAACATATGGTTTTAAATTGGATTACTTTGCTGAGCATGATGGCCTTTGTGAGCGCGTTCTCAATTGGATTTGGACCAA tTACCCCTTTGAAAGTATCCCACTAA